The following are encoded in a window of Platichthys flesus chromosome 11, fPlaFle2.1, whole genome shotgun sequence genomic DNA:
- the LOC133965086 gene encoding hepcidin-like, producing the protein MKTFSVAVTVAVVLVFICIQQSSATFPEVQELEEAVSNDNAAAEHQETSVDSRMMPFNRQKRSAECNFCCSDGGCGICCYF; encoded by the exons ATGAAGACATTCAGTGTTGCAGTCACAGTGGCCGTCGTGCTCGTCTTTATTTGTATCCAGCAGAGCTCTGCCACCTTTCCTGAG GTacaagagctggaggaggcagtgagCAATGACAATGCAGCTGCTGAGCATCAAGAGACATCAGTGGACTCAAGGATG ATGCCATTCAACAGACAGAAGCGCAGCGCCGAGTGTAATTTCTGCTGCAGTGATGGTGGCTGTGGAATTTGCTGCTACTTCTGA
- the LOC133965083 gene encoding hepcidin-like: MKTFSVAVTVAVVLVFICIQQSSATFPEVQELEEAVSNDNAAAEHQETSVDSWMMPYNRQKRSPQCEFCCGCCKEGVCGLCCRF; encoded by the exons ATGAAGACATTCAGTGTTGCAGTCACAGTGGCCGTCGTGCTCGTCTTTATT tgtaTCCAGCAGAGCTCTGCCACCTTTCCTGAG GTacaagagctggaggaggcagtgagCAATGACAATGCAGCTGCTGAGCATCAGGAGACATCAGTGGACTCATGGATG ATGCCATACAACAGACAGAAGCGCAGCCCCCAGTGTGAgttctgctgcggctgctgcaaGGAGGGTGTCTGTGGACTGTGCTGCAGATTCTGA
- the LOC133965085 gene encoding hepcidin-like, translating into MKTFSVAVTVAFVLVFICIQQSSATFPEVQELEEAVSNDNAAAEHQETSVDSWMMPYNRHKRGFKCKFCCGCCRAGVCGLCCRF; encoded by the exons ATGAAGACATTCAGTGTTGCAGTCACAGTGGCCTTCGTGCTCGTCTTTATTTGTATCCAGCAGAGCTCTGCCACCTTTCCTGAG GTacaagagctggaggaggcagtgagCAATGACAATGCAGCTGCTGAGCATCAGGAGACATCAGTGGACTCATGGATG ATGCCATACAACAGACATAAGCGTGGCTTCAAGTGTAAgttctgctgcggctgctgcagagctggtgTCTGTGGACTGTGCTGCAGATTCTGA